A genomic stretch from Candidatus Brocadiia bacterium includes:
- a CDS encoding NAD(P)H-hydrate dehydratase gives MKLIDTLPEMPCRRPDCHKGDNGKILMVAGSTGMSGAAYLCSMGALRSGAGLVYLAVPKSQQPILASKLTEVITFPMPETYDGTFAYKAKERLVSLARDIDVVVVGPGISRNNETIKLVQDFLLACRKPVVIDADGLNAISDAEYIPRMVKSIANSIILTPHAGEMARLINKSGAYVQHNRQKVSVETAKKHRIIIALKGYQTIVTDGKRIYINDTGNPGMATAGSGDVLTGIIAGLLGQKLPDFQATQLAVYLHGKAGDLAAKDLGQHSLIASDLLKYLTRAMRTLSK, from the coding sequence GCGATAACGGCAAGATACTGATGGTGGCCGGTTCTACCGGTATGTCCGGCGCGGCCTACCTCTGTTCTATGGGTGCTTTGAGGTCCGGCGCCGGGCTGGTCTACCTGGCCGTGCCTAAATCACAGCAGCCTATCCTGGCTTCCAAACTGACCGAGGTTATTACCTTTCCGATGCCCGAGACCTACGACGGCACCTTTGCTTATAAAGCCAAAGAGCGCCTGGTTTCTCTGGCTAGGGATATTGATGTTGTCGTGGTCGGTCCGGGCATATCGCGCAACAACGAGACCATCAAGCTGGTTCAGGATTTCCTGCTGGCCTGCCGGAAACCAGTAGTGATTGACGCCGACGGTCTTAACGCCATATCCGATGCTGAATATATTCCCAGGATGGTCAAGTCCATAGCTAATTCCATTATTCTAACTCCGCACGCCGGCGAAATGGCCCGTCTGATTAATAAGTCCGGCGCTTATGTCCAGCACAACCGCCAAAAAGTATCCGTAGAAACCGCTAAGAAACACCGCATTATCATAGCCCTCAAGGGCTATCAGACCATAGTCACCGACGGCAAGCGTATTTACATTAATGATACCGGCAACCCGGGCATGGCTACGGCCGGTTCGGGCGATGTCCTGACCGGAATCATCGCCGGTTTACTTGGCCAGAAGCTGCCCGATTTCCAGGCTACCCAGCTGGCTGTCTACCTGCATGGCAAGGCTGGAGACCTGGCCGCCAAAGACCTCGGCCAGCACTCGTTGATAGCCTCGGACCTCTTAAAATACCTGACCCGTGCGATGCGGACTTTATCTAAATAA